Within Schumannella luteola, the genomic segment ATGCTCGAGCAGGTGCGCGAGGCGCTCACGCCCGCCGACGGGGGAGCGCAGCGCCAGCTCGTCTCGCTCGACCCGCGCGGCGACGGCACGGCCGTCATCGTGGTGGGCGACCTGCAGACCGCCGACGATGTCAGCTTCCTGGTGCCGGGCATGTTCTACGGCGTGGATGCGCGCATCGTGCCGTGGACGACGACGGCCGCCGACCTGCAGAAGCAGCAGGGCGAGTGGCTGAAGCGGCTCGGCCGCGGCGATGAGACGAGCGCGGTCGTCTCGTGGATCGGCTACGAGACCCCGACCCTCGTCAACGTCGCCGCGATGGACAACGCGCGCGCCGGTCAGAAGGCGCTTACCGCCTCGCTGCGTGGGCTCGCGGCCGCCCGCGACGACCACCCCTATGTGTCGGTGCTCGCGCACAGCTACGGCACGACGGCCGCGATGCTCTCCCTCTCCGAAGACGATGTGACCGTCGACTCGCTCGCGATGGTCGGCTCGCCCGGCGGGCCGGTCGCCAACGTGCGCGACCTCGCCGTGCGCGACGGCGTCTGGGTCGGCGCGGCGCCGTGGGATCCGATCGGCGATGCGGGCGTGTTCGGCAACCAGCCGCGCCAGGCGTCGTTCGGGGCGACGAAGCTCGGCGTCGACGGCGCGCACGACCCGATCACGGAATCCGACCTCACGGCCGCCGTCAGCCACAACGACTACTTCACGGTGGGCGGCGAATCGCTGCGCAATCTGGCGCTCGTCGGCATCGGCGAGGGCGCGCGCGTCATCAGCTGACGCGCTGACGGAGCACCGGCACGGAATCGGCCGCGGCCCGACGTGCGACTGGGACGTCACGTCGGACCGCGGCCGATGATCGACGGGATGCGCTGGCTCCGCACCCCTCCGATCAGCTCTGCACGCCGGCTCGCGTGGTCGAGCGCGCGGCGGCCGGCGCGGTGACGCTGATCGGCACCGTGGTGCTGGCGCGCACGCCGTCCGCATCCTCGACCGTGATCGTCGCCGTCACGACGCCGGGCTTCACGAAGGTGTGCGACCCCGAGACACCGTAGGTGGGGGCTCCGTCGTCGCCGACGCCGAGCGGCGCGACGGTTCCGGCGACCTGCGTGGAGCCGTCGCCCCAGTCGATCGTGGCCGTGTACGACGAGGCCGCCGACGCGTCACCGTGCGCGACCGTCGCGAGCACGCCCTCGAACACCGCGCCGGCGGTCGCCGCGATACCCGTCGCCGGGGTCGCGGTGACCGGCGGCACCGGGCGCTGCAGGGCGACATCGTCGACCCAGCCGCGCAGGTAGCCGACCTTGTCGGCGTCGCCGCCGTGGGTGTGCGGCGCGAACGACAGCAGCAGCGCATCCACCGTCTTGCCGACGACGGAGTCGGGCAGCTCGGCGGTGACGCGGTTCCAGGTGTCGACCTTGAGCGCCTTCCCCTGGGCGGCCGCGGTCAGGGCCGCGCCGTTGGAGGCCGTCGGGGCGTCGGCGCTGAGCAGCGTGCCGTCGGTGAAGCGCACGTCGACCGCGACGTCGGCGCTCGCATCCTGCACATAGTCGCCGAACGGTCCGCCGTCCTGTTGCGGACGCACCCAGTAGGAGAGCGTGTCGCCCTTCTGCACGGCGGTCTTCGAGGCCGAGAGGTCGAGCAGCACGTTCGACGCCGTCGCGCCCTCCTTCGTGCCGCGGCCCGAGTAGACGACCGAGGCCGTGCCGCTGTGCGGGTCGCCGGTCTGAACCTTGCTCTCCGGACCGGTCAGACCGCAGCAGTAGCCGCCCACGCCGTCGTTCGTCACGACCTGGCTGGCCGGCGCCTGCGGCTGCCCCGCCTCGAAGCCGCTGCCGGCGAGGTCGCTCACCTGCGCCGCGACCGTGACCGTCACCTTCTGCGTCGCGAGCGTCTGCGTGCCGGCCTTCACCGTGACGGTGACCGTGTGGTCGCCGATCGCGGTGTCGGCGGCGGCGCGCAGCGTGACCGCGGCATCCCCGGCTCCCGTGCCGTCGAGGGCGATGGTGCCGGATGCGGGGCTCGCGCTGATGCCCTCGGCGCCCTCGACCGTCCAGGTGACGGGCGACGAGTCGGCCTGGTCGATGCGCTGCACGTGCACCTTCACCGGATCGGTCGTGCCGCCCGGCGCCGCCGAGAGGTTCGACGGCACGATCGACGCGAGGTGCGAGCGCTCGCCGTCGCGCACCGACGGCGGGGCGTCGGACTCGGCGGTGCCGCGCGTCGTGTTCGGCGTCGCCGACAGCGTGTAGTCGATCTGGGTGTCGCGGGTGATGGCCGCCGCATCCAGGTAGACCTTCGAGGTCTTCGTGCCGTCGACCTTCATCGACTGGATGTAGGGCTTGTCAAGACCCGCACCGGGCGAGGAGAGGTGCAGCACGGGGCCGCTCGCGCGGTGCAGCACGATCTCGGGGAACAGCGGCGTCGCGGTCGCGAGCTCGGCCCGCGAGGGGTTCTGCGGGTAGATGCCCATCGCGGCGAACACGAGCCACGACGACATCTGACCGAGGTCGTCATTGCCGGGGATGCCGTCGGGGCCGTTCGGCTGGCCGTCCTCCGTGTCGATCCAGAGCTGGCGGATCGTCTCGCGCACCGTCTCCTGCGTCTTCCACGGCTGACCCGCGTAGTCGTAGAGCCAGGGCGTGCCGATCGACGGCTCGTTGTCGACGTTGGCATGCAGGTTGGTGTCCCACGAGCCGCCCGCGAGCGTCCACTCGTTCGGCACGCCGTTGCCGTTCTCGTCGCCGACCTCGTGGAAGAAGGCGTCGAGACGCTTCGCCGCCGCCTCCTTGCCGCCCATCGCGGCGAACAGACCGGCCGGGTCGTGCTGCACCATCCACGTGTACTGCGCCGCGGTGCCCTCGACGAAGCCGTCGCTCGAGGCCGGGTCGAAGCCCGACTTCCACGATCCGTCGGCGTTGCGGCCCTGGATGTAGCCGCCGTGGTCGGTCGCCTGCGGGTTGAACTGGTTCTGCCACGACTGCGAGCGCGTCGTGAACTCGGTGTAGTCCTTCGTCAGGCCGAGGTGCTGCGCGAGCTGGGCGAGGCCGGCGTCGGCGGCGCCCATCTCGAGGGTCTCGTTCGGGCATCCCCAGGCGTTGCAGCCCTCGGGGTAGTAGCCGTACTTCAGGAACTGGTCGAGCGAGGGGCGCTGCCCGACGACGGCGATGTTCCAGCCGGCGCGCGAGAGGTCGTCCTCCGTGGGAACCCGGGCGGCCTGCGCGAGCGAGGCGTAGGAGCCCTTCACGTCGAAGTCGGTGCCGCCGAAGGCGACGATGCCGGCGAGGGCCGCGGCCGAGGGGTCGCCGACCATGACGTGGGTCGTGCCGGAGTTGTGGGTCCAGCGATCCCAGACGCCGCCGTTCTGGTCGGCCTGGTTCTTCAGCGACTGGGCGACGTCGCTGCCGCGCTTCGCGTCGAGCAGCGTGACGAGCTGCACCTGCGAGCGGTAGACGTCCCAGCCCGAGAAGGTCTGGTACTGCGCCTGCTGGCCCTTGGTCAGCTTGTGCGTCGCGAGGTCCATGCCGGTGTACTCGCCGGTCACGTCGTTGGCGATCGAGGGGTGCAGCAGCGAGTGGTACAGCGCCGTGTAGAAGGTCGTGCGCTCGGCTGCGGTGCCGCCGCCGGTGCGGATGCGGTTGAGCTCGGTGTTCCAGGCGGCCTTGGTCTGCTTCGCGACCTGGGCGCGCGTGGTGCCGACCGGGTTCTCGGTCGCGAGGTTCTTCTTCGCGCCCGCGAGGTCGACGTAGCTGATGCCGACGCGCATGTTCACGCTGCGGCTCTTCGACGTGTCGAAGCTGACGTAGCCGCCCGAGCCCTTGCCGGCCGGCGGGTAGCCGCCGGGGTAGGTGGTGCCGCCCTGGGCGCTCGTCGAGCCGGGGGTGAGCGCCGCATCCTGCCAGGTTCCGGTCGTGGTGAAGTCGGTGTCGAACTCGGCCACGAAGTGCACGGTGTAGTAGCTCTTCTGCAGGATTCCGTCGCCGGTGAAGCCGCCGCAGAAGTTGCCGCTCGTGACCGAGCCCGTGATGCGGCGGTGCTTCGCGTCGATCTGGATGTCGGCATCGCTCGATCCGACGAGCGAGTCGGAGGTGCGCACGAGCATCGTCGCGGGCGAGCCCTTCGGGTAGCTGAAGGTGCCGGATCCGGTGCGGGTGGTGGCGGCGAGCTTCACGCCGACGCCGTTGTCGAGGTCGACCGCGTAGCTGCCGGGCGAGGCGCTCTCGCGAGCGTGCGAGAACGTCGTCGTCATCGGCGTGCCGGCGGCGTCGGCGGCCGACGGCGAGGTCGTGACCTGCTGGGTGATCGGCAGGAAGGGGATGTCGCCGCTGAGCCCGGCGCAGCCGGCGCCGGAGACGTGGGTGAGCGAGAAGCCGCGCACGGTGTTCGCGCCGTACTCGTAGCCGCTCGGGCTCGGGGTGCGCATGGTGCCGTCGCTGCGCTTGGTGCTCTGGTCGGGACTCCAGCCGAGCATGCCGAAGGGGGCGACCGCGCCGGGGAAGGTGTTGCCGGCGTTCGCCGTGCCGATGAACGGGTCGACGGTCGCGGCCGGGTTGGTGATCAGCGTCGTCGCGGCCTCGGCGGGTGCGGGGACCGTGGCGAGCGCTCCGGCGGCGGCCATCGCGAGGGCGAGACCACCGGCGAGCGCGGTGCGCGTGACGCGGGTGGCGGGGGATGACGTGGTGGGTGCTGGCACGACCTGCTCCATCGAAGGTGGCGAACGAGAACTCGGTCATCAGATCACAGATTGACAGCGCTGTCACCCCCGAACGGGGGACGACCGGCGTGTCTAGTCGTCGAGGCTCGACGGAGGTGGCACGACGGAGGGGGATGTGCGCGGCCGGCCCGCGTGCATCCCCCTCGTCACTCGGGTCGAGCCCGCGTCAGTCGCGGAAGGTGTCGATCGAGGCGCCGAGCGACACGAGGCGCTCCTGCAGCCCCTCGTAGCCGCGGGCGATGATGTCGACGTTGCGCAGCACGCTCTCGCCCTTCGCCGCGAGCATCGCGAGCAGGATCACGACAGCGGGGCGCAGCGCCGGCGGGCAGCTGACCTCGGCGCCGGAGAGGTGCGCCGGCCCGCTGACGTCGAGCCGGTGCGGATCGCGCAGCGTGACGCTTGCACCGAGGCGGGTGAGGTCGAGCAGGTGGATCGCTCGGCCCTCGTAGACCCAGTCGTGCACGAGCGTCGTGCCCTCGGCCATCGCGGCGATGATCACGAAGAACGGCAGGTTGTCGATGTTGAGGCCGGGGAACGGCATCGCGTGGATCTTGTCGATCGGCGCGCGCAGCTTCGAGGGGTGCACCGTGATGTCGACGAGGCGGGTGCGGCCGTTCGCCGCCGGGTACTCCTCGCTCACGTCGAAGACGAGGCCCATCTCGGCGAGCGTGGCGAGCTCGATCTCGAGGAACTCGATCGGCGCGTGCGTGACGGTCAGCGTCGACTCGGTGACGATGCCGGCGGTGAGCAGGCTCATCGCCTCCACCGGGTCCTCGCTCGGCCAGTAGTCGACATCCGCGCGGATCTCGCTCTGCCCGGTGACGCGCAGGGTCGTCGTGCCGATCCCCTCGATGCGGATTCCGAGCAGCTCCAGGTAGAAGCAGAGGTCCTGCACCATGTAGTTCGGGCTGGCGTTGCGGATGACGGTCTCGCCGTCGTGCGCCGCGGCGGCGAGGATCGCGTTCTCGGTCACGGTGTCGCCGCGCTCGGTGAGCACGATCGAGCGGGTGGTGCGGCCGTCGCGGGCGACCTTCACGTCGTACCAGCCGGCCTGCGCATCCACGCCGACGCCGAAGGGGCGCAGCGCGATGAGGTGCGGCTCGACTGTGCGGGTGCCGAGGTCGCAGCCGCCGGCGTAGGGCAGGCGGAAGCTGTCGAAGCGGCCCGAGAGCGGCCCGAGGAACATGAGCACGCTGCGGGTGCGGCGGGCGGCGTCGGCGTCGATCGCGTCGAGGCGCAGCTCGGCGGGGGCGATGATCTCGAGGGTCTCGCCGTCGGCGCTCCAGGTGACGCTCGCGCCGAGGCTGCGTAGCACGTCGATGATGCGGTCGACCTCGACGATGCGCGCGACCTTGTGCAGGCGGGTGACGCCGCGGTTGAGCAGTGCGGCGCAGAGCAGGGCGACGGCGCCGTTCTTGCTCGAGTTGACCGCGATCGATCCGCTGAGCTTGCGGCCGCCCTGCACGCGCAGGTGCGAGCGCTGCGGGGCGCCGCCGATCGAGACGAGCTGCTGGTCGAGCGCGCCGCTGATGCGGGCGAGCAGCTCGAGGCTGAGGTTCTGGCCGCCCTGCTCGATGCGGTTGACGGCGCTCTGGCTGGTGCCGACGCGCTCGGCGAGCTGGGCTTGCGTGAGACCGCGGCCCTGACGGGCTCCGCGGATGAGGGCGCCGACCTCGCGCAGCGGGGCGCTGGGGGTGACGGCGATCGACCCGGTGGGAGTGGGATCGAGGGCGGGGGAGTCGGACGGGGTGAGCGTGGTGGTGTCGGTCACAGCGCGATCGTAACTCGCATGTGAGA encodes:
- a CDS encoding GH92 family glycosyl hydrolase; the encoded protein is MPAPTTSSPATRVTRTALAGGLALAMAAAGALATVPAPAEAATTLITNPAATVDPFIGTANAGNTFPGAVAPFGMLGWSPDQSTKRSDGTMRTPSPSGYEYGANTVRGFSLTHVSGAGCAGLSGDIPFLPITQQVTTSPSAADAAGTPMTTTFSHARESASPGSYAVDLDNGVGVKLAATTRTGSGTFSYPKGSPATMLVRTSDSLVGSSDADIQIDAKHRRITGSVTSGNFCGGFTGDGILQKSYYTVHFVAEFDTDFTTTGTWQDAALTPGSTSAQGGTTYPGGYPPAGKGSGGYVSFDTSKSRSVNMRVGISYVDLAGAKKNLATENPVGTTRAQVAKQTKAAWNTELNRIRTGGGTAAERTTFYTALYHSLLHPSIANDVTGEYTGMDLATHKLTKGQQAQYQTFSGWDVYRSQVQLVTLLDAKRGSDVAQSLKNQADQNGGVWDRWTHNSGTTHVMVGDPSAAALAGIVAFGGTDFDVKGSYASLAQAARVPTEDDLSRAGWNIAVVGQRPSLDQFLKYGYYPEGCNAWGCPNETLEMGAADAGLAQLAQHLGLTKDYTEFTTRSQSWQNQFNPQATDHGGYIQGRNADGSWKSGFDPASSDGFVEGTAAQYTWMVQHDPAGLFAAMGGKEAAAKRLDAFFHEVGDENGNGVPNEWTLAGGSWDTNLHANVDNEPSIGTPWLYDYAGQPWKTQETVRETIRQLWIDTEDGQPNGPDGIPGNDDLGQMSSWLVFAAMGIYPQNPSRAELATATPLFPEIVLHRASGPVLHLSSPGAGLDKPYIQSMKVDGTKTSKVYLDAAAITRDTQIDYTLSATPNTTRGTAESDAPPSVRDGERSHLASIVPSNLSAAPGGTTDPVKVHVQRIDQADSSPVTWTVEGAEGISASPASGTIALDGTGAGDAAVTLRAAADTAIGDHTVTVTVKAGTQTLATQKVTVTVAAQVSDLAGSGFEAGQPQAPASQVVTNDGVGGYCCGLTGPESKVQTGDPHSGTASVVYSGRGTKEGATASNVLLDLSASKTAVQKGDTLSYWVRPQQDGGPFGDYVQDASADVAVDVRFTDGTLLSADAPTASNGAALTAAAQGKALKVDTWNRVTAELPDSVVGKTVDALLLSFAPHTHGGDADKVGYLRGWVDDVALQRPVPPVTATPATGIAATAGAVFEGVLATVAHGDASAASSYTATIDWGDGSTQVAGTVAPLGVGDDGAPTYGVSGSHTFVKPGVVTATITVEDADGVRASTTVPISVTAPAAARSTTRAGVQS
- a CDS encoding helix-turn-helix domain-containing protein, with the protein product MTDTTTLTPSDSPALDPTPTGSIAVTPSAPLREVGALIRGARQGRGLTQAQLAERVGTSQSAVNRIEQGGQNLSLELLARISGALDQQLVSIGGAPQRSHLRVQGGRKLSGSIAVNSSKNGAVALLCAALLNRGVTRLHKVARIVEVDRIIDVLRSLGASVTWSADGETLEIIAPAELRLDAIDADAARRTRSVLMFLGPLSGRFDSFRLPYAGGCDLGTRTVEPHLIALRPFGVGVDAQAGWYDVKVARDGRTTRSIVLTERGDTVTENAILAAAAHDGETVIRNASPNYMVQDLCFYLELLGIRIEGIGTTTLRVTGQSEIRADVDYWPSEDPVEAMSLLTAGIVTESTLTVTHAPIEFLEIELATLAEMGLVFDVSEEYPAANGRTRLVDITVHPSKLRAPIDKIHAMPFPGLNIDNLPFFVIIAAMAEGTTLVHDWVYEGRAIHLLDLTRLGASVTLRDPHRLDVSGPAHLSGAEVSCPPALRPAVVILLAMLAAKGESVLRNVDIIARGYEGLQERLVSLGASIDTFRD
- a CDS encoding alpha/beta hydrolase, coding for MLFDVTAVLVTSTTLGSVVEVSGVPVTPTAVVAVAPLDRGAAVPDRAAASPATARAATSLASAVDPAALPAALGPAPFIGPQPAQKLAQDALERIPTLRGTTLLAQLSLLQRDDLATVLGDNPKLVPRLLSSPPPAAAVATWWRDSSTDARRSLIAEAPQLVGALEGIPYTQRSTANKRYLDEVTGDIRTRLQNGVGRAKASELTTRLHMLEQVREALTPADGGAQRQLVSLDPRGDGTAVIVVGDLQTADDVSFLVPGMFYGVDARIVPWTTTAADLQKQQGEWLKRLGRGDETSAVVSWIGYETPTLVNVAAMDNARAGQKALTASLRGLAAARDDHPYVSVLAHSYGTTAAMLSLSEDDVTVDSLAMVGSPGGPVANVRDLAVRDGVWVGAAPWDPIGDAGVFGNQPRQASFGATKLGVDGAHDPITESDLTAAVSHNDYFTVGGESLRNLALVGIGEGARVIS